In a single window of the Biomphalaria glabrata chromosome 13, xgBioGlab47.1, whole genome shotgun sequence genome:
- the LOC106077847 gene encoding uncharacterized protein LOC106077847, whose translation MKTLVCTVCLLLLSVAHSQQINCSWALNNFRKAYFKASSCFNNTTYLLSKEDIFYYPSFGQAMCALAGGYLAEINTKQELDYVKNFVASQGFGFWAVMLGGTDEVQEGKWVNRYSGTPVVPFWYRTEPDDTIHQQNCQCMFKPYSWELGDIACVYNSKQDVGFLCEVESVN comes from the exons ATGAAGACCTTGGTTTGTACAGTGTGCCTTTTACTGCTTTCTGTAGCAC actcACAACAAATTAATTGTTCTTGGGCACTAAACAATTTTAGAAAAGCATACTTCAAGGCCTCATCCTGTTTCAACAACACCACCTACCTTCTATCCAAAGAAGATATTTTCTATTATCCGAGTTTCGGCCAAGCGATGTGTGCGCTCGCCGGAGGCTACCTGGCTGAAATAAACACGAAACAGGAGCTGGATTATGTTAAAAATTTCGTAGCAAGCCAGGGCTTTGGCTTTTGGGCCGTCATGCTTGGCGGCACCGATGAAGTCCAGGAAGGCAAGTGGGTCAATCGGTACAGTGGGACCCCAGTGGTTCCTTTTTGGTACCGCACAGAGCCTGATGATACAATTCACCAGCAGAACTGCCAGTGTATGTTCAAGCCTTATTCCTGGGAACTCGGAGACATTGCCTGCGTTTATAACAGCAAACAGGATGTAGGCTTCCTCTGCGAAGTCGAGAGTGTAAACTGA